The Candidatus Cloacimonadota bacterium genome includes the window GTTCCTTTTGTTCTTTCGTTAGATGTCCGTATTTGCTGAAGCCCTTCTTATTAGGTTTATCAAATTCTAAGATGAATTCGTGCATATTATTTATTAGAATTCCACCTGGATAAGGGTATGTTCCAAAATGTGCTCGGACGGCATTTGTTTTGTGCCATACTATATCCCTTTTAAAAATAAATCCTATTTTTTCACACACATCTATTGTTCTGCCTACTAAATTCAAAGTTCTAAAACCCCCATTTTCTAATCTTATAGGAAGGTTCATAATATTTATGAATGCTTTTCTACCTGGCTGTAAAACTCTATATACTTCTTTCCAAACTTCACTGATTTTATCAAACCATTCATCAATATTATGAATATTTCCAAGGTCTCCATCAATAGGTTCTCTTGAATACATTTTTGTATCAAAGTATGGTGGTGATGTAATCATTAAGTGAACACTGCTATCCTGCAAGTCGTCCATTTTCATTGAATTTTTTACAAATACTTTTTGGGTTGTTTCATTTATCTTAATAACATTTAATTCTTCAATATGTATTTCTTTCTTTTTCCGTTCAGGCTCGGGCTGACCGAGACTAATGTGTTTTGATTTCAAATTTTGCTCATACTTCTTCAATTCTCGCAAGTCAAAACG containing:
- a CDS encoding site-specific DNA-methyltransferase encodes the protein MESLDYKKRKYLSAIESAKYLNISVRMLHDFVKMQTIKAQISASGQMRFDLRELKKYEQNLKSKHISLGQPEPERKKKEIHIEELNVIKINETTQKVFVKNSMKMDDLQDSSVHLMITSPPYFDTKMYSREPIDGDLGNIHNIDEWFDKISEVWKEVYRVLQPGRKAFINIMNLPIRLENGGFRTLNLVGRTIDVCEKIGFIFKRDIVWHKTNAVRAHFGTYPYPGGILINNMHEFILEFDKPNKKGFSKYGHLTKEQKEQSKLDKEFWLSIKKSDVWIMKPQASGDSRKHIAPFPYELPFRLIKAFSYISETVLDPFVGSGTTLLAATDLKRNGIGYEINPEITFEAVKSLDNYQMKALG